In Rhizobium sp. 11515TR, the DNA window GCCGCGATGCCATCGGCATTCTCTCGTCGGTTTCCGTCGATGACAGCTTGAAGCCTGATGTCGCAGCCGCCATCGCCGGCATCCAGGATCAATTGAAGTTTTGGGATGCGGTGCAAAATGTCTGGTACGGCCTGTCGCTCGGCTCCGTGCTGCTGCTGGCCGCCATCGGCCTTGCGATTACCTTCGGTGTCATGGGTATCATCAACATGGCGCATGGCGAGATGGTGATGCTCGGCGCTTACTCGACCTTCGTCGTTCAGAGTATCATCCGCACCTCCTATCCCGAACTCTTCGACTGGTCGCTGGCGATCGCCCTTCCGGTCGCGTTCGTCGTCACAGGCGCTGTCGGCCTCGTCATCGAACGCGGCGTCATCCGCTTCCTTTACGGCCGACCGCTGGAAACGCTGCTCGCCACCTGGGGCATTTCGCTGATCCTGCAGCAGGCGGTGCGCTCGATCTTCGGGCCGACCAATCAGGAAGTCGGCAACCCCTCCTGGATGTCGGGTTCCTTCGACCTCGGCTATCTCTCCATCACCTGGAACCGGCTCTGGATCATCGTCTTTTCGCTCGGCGTGTTCGTAGCGCTCCTGCTTCTTCTCAAGCGATCGGCCTTCGGGCTGCAGATGCGGGCAGTGACGCAGAACCGGCGCATGGCGTCCTCCATGGGCATCCGCACATCGTGGGTCGACGCCTTCACCTTCGCGCTGGGGTCTGGCATCGCCGGCATGGCGGGTGTCGCGCTCTCGCAGATCGACAATGTCTCGCCGAACCTCGGCCAGAGCTACATCATCGACAGTTTCATGGTCGTGGTGTTCGGCGGTGTTGGCAATCTCTGGGGGACGCTCGTCGGCGCCTTCTCGCTCGGCATTCTCAACAAATTCCTTGAGCCCTATGCGGGAGCGGTGCTCGGCAAGATCCTCGTCCTCGTCCTCATCATCCTCTTTATCCAGAAACGTCCGCGCGGGCTCTTCGCCCTCAAGGGAAGGACGGTGGAAGCATGATCACGGCCTTCATCCTTCGCTCGCTCGACCGCCGTATCAGTATCGCCATCGCGATCCTGCTTGCCGTGGCGGTGCTCGTGCCGCTGTCGAACCTGGTTCTGCCGGAAACGAGTGCGTTGCATGTGCCGACCTATCTGATGTCGTTGTTCGGCAAATATCTGACCTATGCACTGCTCGCCTTGGCGCTCGATCTGGTCTGGGGTTATTGCGGCATTCTCTCGCTCGGCCATGGCGCCTTCTTCGCGCTTGGCGGCTATGCGATGGGCATGTATCTGATGCGACAGATCGGCTCGCGCGGCACATACGGCAATCCGATCCTGCCTGACTTCATGGTCTTTCTGAACTGGAAGGAGCTGCCTTGGTTCTGGTACGGCTTCGACCAGTTCTGGTTCGCCATGCTGATGGTGCTCGCAGCACCCGGCCTGCTCGCCTTCGTTTTCGGTTGGTTTGCCTTTCGCTCGCGCGTCAACGGCGTCTATCTGTCGATCATCACGCAGGCGATGACCTATGCGCTGCTGCTTGCATTCTTCCGCAACGACATGGGTTTCGGCGGCAATAACGGCCTGACCGATTTCAAGGATATTCTCGGCTTCAATATCCAGGCCGATGGGACGCGCGCGGTGCTTTTTGCCGTGACGGCGGTGTTCCTGGCGCTGGCATTGATGCTGTCTTCGGCCATCGTCCGCTCGAAGTTCGGCAAGGTGCTTGTGGGCGTGCGCGATGCGGAAAGCCGCACGCGTTTCCTCGGCTATCGTGTCGAGCATATGAAGCTCTTCGTCTTCGTCGTATCGGCCATGATGGCGGGCATTGCCGGCGCGCTCTACGTGCCGCAGATCGGCATCATCAATCCCGGCGAGTTTGCGCCGGCCAATTCGATCGAAGTGGTCATCTGGACGGCCGTCGGCGGGAGAGCGACCCTGATCGGACCGATCATTGGTGCCATCCTCGTCAATGGCGGCAAGACCATCTTCACCGGTCTGTTCCCCGATTTCTGGCTGTTTGCGCTTGGCGGCCTCTTCGTGGCCGTGACGCTATTCCTGCCGAGGGGCATCGTTGGTACCATCGCGCACTATTTCGGCAAGACACGCCGGCCGGCAAGCCCGCCGCCCAAGGCCGCGAAGGATGAAGCCGACAAGTCCGTACAGGCGGCGGAGTAGGACCATGATCCCGGATATCAAACCCAACAGCATGCTCTATCTCAACAACGTCTCCGTTTCCTTCGATGGCTTCAAGGCTTTGAACTCGCTGTCCATCGTCATCGAGCCGGGCGAGCTTCGCGCCATCATCGGCCCGAACGGCGCTGGCAAGACCACGATGATGGACATCATCACCGGCAAGACCCGGCCCGACGAGGGCGAGGTGTTCTTCAACGGCCAGGTCGACCTGACGAAAAAGGATGAGGCCGATATCGCCCAGCTTGGCATCGGCCGGAAGTTTCAGAAGCCGACCGTCTTCGAAAGCCATACCGTCTGGGACAATCTCGAACTGGCGCTCAACCGCAATCGCGGCGTCTTCGCGACGCTCTTCTACCGCCTGACGCCTATCGATCGCGATCGTATCGAAGAGATCCTCGAAACGGTGCGGCTGTCGCATCGGCGCGATGAGCTGGCGGCCAATCTTTCCCACGGCCAGAAGCAGTGGCTGGAGATCGGAATGCTGCTGGCACAAGAGCCGAAGCTGCTCTTGGTCGACGAGCCGGTAGCAGGCATGACGGACGCCGAGACGGCGGAAACCGCCGTGCTTTTGAAGGAAATCGCCAAGACGCGCTCTGTCGTCGTGGTTGAACACGACATGGGCTTTATCAGGGATCTTGGTGTCAAGGTCACGTGCCTGGCGGAAGGATCGGTTCTGGCGGAAGGCTCGATCGATTTCGTCAGCAGCGATCCGAAGGTGATCGAGAATTATCTGGGGCGCTAGCGGGTTTTTTGTGGGTGGGGAGAGTCCCCCTCATCCGGCCTGTCGGCCACCTTCTCCCCGAGGGGAGAAGGGGAGGATACACCTCCGATTACCCAATAACTGATACTGGCGAGGTACGGAGGTCATCCCCTCTCCCCTCGGGGAGAGGGTTAGGGTGAGGGGGCTTGAAGGAAAAGAAAGAAGATGAAGCCATGCTGACAGTCGAAAACGCAAACCTGCATTATGGCGCCGCTCATGCGCTGCGCGGCATCTCCATCAAGGCAGAGATGGGCAAGATCACCTGCGTCCTCGGGCGTAATGGCGTCGGCAAGAGTTCGCTCCTGCGTGCGGTCACCGGGCAACATGCCTTGTCGGCCGGCACCGTTGCCTTTAACGGCGTCACGCTGAACGGCATGGCGCCGTTCGCGCGCGCCAAGCAGGGGATCGGTTATGTGCCGCAAGGCCGCGAGATCTTTCCGCTACTGACGGTGAAGGAAAATCTCGAGACCGGCTATGCGCCGCTCTCCCGCCGCGATCGCAGCATTCCGGATGACATCTACAGTCTGTTCCCCGTTTTGAAATCCATGCTGTCGCGGCGTGGTGGCGACCTCTCGGGCGGACAGCAGCAGCAACTGGCGATCGGCCGGGCGATGGTGACGCGGCCGAAGATCCTGGTTCTGGACGAGCCGACCGAAGGCATTCAGCCGTCGATCATCAAGGATATTGGCCGCGCGATCCGCTATCTCAGGGATTCCACCGGCATGGCGATCCTGCTCGTCGAGCAATATCTCGATTTCTGCCGCGAGCTCGCCGATTACGTCTACATCATGGATCGCGGCGAGATCGTGCATGAGGGGCTGGCGGAGACGCTGGATACACCGGAGGCCCGCCGCCATCTGACTGTCTGAGCAGGGGACATTGCTCATAGCCAGGTCCGGCTTGCCGACGCTTTCGCCGTGTTTCAGCCGTGCGAGCGGCTCCCACCCTTTCGTCTTTCAGACCATCTTACTGAGAACAATACGGGTTATTCGTACGATGATATCTGCTCTCGTTGAAGCAGCCCTCACGCATTTGTGACAGTTTCCCGAATTCCTGGGATATCTTTGCGACAAATCGCGGCTAAAGTGCTGGCAATTATTCTATCTCTTGAAGGCGCCCCGACTTTTGAAAGAGAATCCCATGCAGCAACGTAAAAGCGTATCGGTCGAAGAGCTTCCGGAAAATACAGCACTTGCGATATATGAGCTAATCGGCGGTACGTTCCGCAACTATTCCGAGATCCTTTACATACGTGTACCGGATGTCACTGATGATGGCAGGTCCATGGGTGGCATCGAAATCACCATTCGCAAGACGGCTTCCGCCGCATCACTGCAATGAACGCAGTTGAACGCTGTAACAAGCCTTTCTTCTAAGATGAGATCTAGGCATGTGTCAGCGGCAATCCAGCGGTCATGCACAGCTGATATCCGATCTTATTGCAACATGGTGACCGATAAATAGCGGTCAACAACCGGTGATCGTGCATGCATGAATGTCGATACCCATTGTCATAATGCGCATAGATAACATCAAGTAGAGGCTCATATCCAAGCCACATATCGCGACATGTTTGGCCACGTCGACACCAATTGACACACTTTAACCATTCTCCGGCAAAGCTATGTGACAAATCGAGAGTAATCCTCCTGCAAGAGCATGTTAGATAAGGCTTAGAGCGGTGATCATCAGCTTCATATCGAGCAAATGGATGGACAAGAACTCCGACTCAATCAAGGAATATGATGGCCCCGTGCCAGCGGTTTATCCATCCACTCCATTCAATGCCTATACAAGCATAACGGCAGAGAATGTCGATATCGACCCTGATATGCTTATCCATCTATTTGATCTAGGTACGGATTCCTGCGCAGATCGATCGTATCTTCATGAGAATATGTTCATTCAGCGAGAGCGATGAATAACATGAATCACGGTCGATCCGATGCCTGCACCATCATCAATGGATTGAGAACGTGCGGTACCGTGGCGGCGGTTGCGGATGCAAGTCGCAACTCAAGCAGAGCACGGGCAGCAAGCTACCTGATCGCGCAATACAAGCTGCCTTATGCCCTCCGCGGGCAGACTTGACGATGATTTCCAGAGGCGACGGGATGGTTGCAAGTTTGCGCGGAGCCGTGCCGCCGGAAAGCAGCCCTTCCGCTCCCTTCCTTCCCTTCAGATTTTGATCCGCACGCAACGAGGAATATATGAAACGACATCTAACGCGGGCCGTGGCTTCGGGAATCGTGGTCATATTGTTGGCTGGCTGCAACCAACAGCCGGCGGCACAGAATGGCGGCAGAACGGTGAAATCCGAGGTCAGTGCGGTGACATTGCATCCGCAATCGGTCGCGATCACCGCCGATCTACCCGGCCGTATCAGCGCCAATCTCGTCGCCGAGGTTCGGCCGCAGGTCGGCGGCATCATCCGCAGCCGCAATTTCAAGGAAGGCAGCGAGGTCAAGGAAGGCGATGTGCTCTACGAGATCGATCCGTCGTCTTACCAGGCATCCTATGACAGTGCAATTGCCGCTTTGCAGAAGGCGGAAGGTGCCGTGCCGAATGCCCAGGCCAAACTGGACCGCTATGCGGGTCTGAGTGCGCAAAGCGCCGTCAGCCAGCAGAATTTCGACGATGCGAAGTCCGCCCTGGTACAGGCACAGGCCGATGTTGCCTCCGCCAAGGCGGCGCTCGAGATGGCACGGATTAACCTTAATTATACAAAGATCCGGGCACCGATTTCCGGCCGTGTCGATGCGTCCACCGTCACGGTCGGCGCGCTTGTTACGGCTGAACAAACGATGGCGCTGACCACCATTCGCCAGCTCGATCCGATCAATGTCGACGTCACGCAGTCGAGTACGAATCTCCTGAGATTCCGACGTGCGGTGGAGGAGGGGCGCCTGAAGACAAGTGGCGACAATGTTTCGGTCCATCTGACCTTGGAGGATGGGACCCAGTATAAGGAAAGCGGCACGCTGGAATTTGCCGAGGCGGCGGTAGCCGAGACGGTCGGAACACTCAATGTCCGCGCCAGCTTCCCCAATCCGGATCGCATCCTGCTGCCAGGCATGTATGTTCGTGCCACCATTCAGGAAGGCATTGCCGAAAACAGTTTCCTCGTGCCGCAGCGTGCCGTGACCCGCAACACGAAGGGCGAACCGATCGCTTTCTTCGTCAGCGCGGACGGCAAAATCCAGCAGCGTGTGCTGACCGTTCAGCGCAGCATCGGCAACAGCTGGCTCGTCGGCAAAGGAGTAGAGGAGGGAGATCGAGTCGTTGTCGAAGGCATACAGCGCGTGCGTGACGGCCAGGAGGTGAACGTCGCGCTGGTGACAATCGATGATGCCAGCGGAAATCTCGAGCAGGCATCGGCGGCCGGCACACCCCAACCCGGTCAGCAGGCCAAGGCCGACGGCGCGGACAAGAGCACCGTCACCGGTTCGACGAATTGAGGGTAAAACATGTCTCGCTTCTTCATTGACCGGCCCGTCTTTGCCTGGGTGATCGCCATTGTCATTATGCTGGCGGGCGCACTTTCGATTCTCACGCTGTCGGTTGCGCAATATCCGCAGATCGCCCCGACGACGGTGCGCATCACCGCCACCTATTCCGGCGCCGACGCCGCAACCGTCGAAAACTCGGTGACAAAGGTCATCGAGCAGGGCATGACCGGTATCGACAATCTCGACTATATGGCGTCGACCTCGACGGCGACGGGGCAAGCCTCGATCTCATTGACTTTCACCAACAAAGCCAACCCCGACGTCGCGCAGATGCAGGTGCAGAACAAGCTGCAGCTCGTCACCGCGCAACTGCCGCAAGTCGTCCAGAATACCGGCATCACCGTTTCGAAATCGACCAGCAGCTTCTTCCTCGTTGCGGCGTTTGTGTCGACGGATCGCAAACTTATGCCGACCGACCTAGCCGATTATGTCGACAGTACCCTCAACGATACTTTAAAGCGCGTTCCGGGCGTCGGCGACACCACGCTCTTCGGTGCGCGCTATGCCATGCGCATCTGGGTGGATCCGGACAAGCTCGTCAAATACCAGCTGATGACTTCGGACGTCGTCTCCGCCATCCAGGCGCAAAACGTGCAGGTCTCGTCCGGCCAGCTCGGTGCCCTGCCGCAGCTTGGCGGCCAGCAGCTCAATGCGACAGTCACGGCCGGCAGCCGCTTCCAGACGCCGGAGGAATTCGAGAACATCATCCTCAAGAGCCTGCCTGACGGTTCCATGGTCCGTGTCAACGATGTCGCCACCGTGCAGCTGGGCGCCGATAGCTACGTCACGTCGGGTGTCTATAACGGCATGCCTGCCGCAGGCCTTGGCATCAGTCTGGCGACCGATGCAAATGCGATCGATACGGCGGCGAGGGTCCAGTCGACGATCGATAGCTTGCGCAGCACGCTGCCGCCGAACGTTGAGATCGTCTATCCCTACGATACGACGCCCTTTGTGAAGCTGTCGATCGAAGATGTGGTCAAGACGCTGTTCGAAGCCATCGTGCTCGTCTTCATCGTCATGTTCGTCTTTCTGCAGAATCTGCGCGCCACGCTGATCCCGACGCTCGCCGTCCCCGTCGTGCTCCTCGGCACCTTCGGCGTGCTGGCGATGTTCGGCTATTCCATCAACACATTGACAATGTTCGGCATGGTGCTGGCGATCGGCCTTCTGGTCGACGACGCCATCGTCGTCGTCGAAAACGTCGAGCGCGTGATGGAGGAAGAGGGATTGTCGCCGCGTGAGGCGACGATCAAGTCGATGCAGGAAATCACCGGCGCACTGATCGGCATCGCCACGGTGCTTTCGGCCGTGTTCATCCCGATGGCCTTCTTTTCCGGTTCGGTCGGCGTCATCTACCGGCAGTTTTCGGTGACGATTGTCTCGGCGATGGTGCTGTCCGTCATCGTCGCTCTTATCCTCACGCCAGCCCTGTGCGCCACCATTCTCAAGAAGCCGGCGCATGGGACACGTGAGCGCGGCCTGTTCGGCTGGTTCAATCGCAATTTCGAGCGGGGAACGCGCGGTTATCAGCGCACCATTCATGGCATGATCCGCCGCGGTGCCGTGTTCCTCGTCATCTTCGTCCTGATCGGCGTCGGTGTCGGTTATCTGTTCAATCGTCTCCCGAGCTCCTTCCTTCCGGAAGAGGATCAGGGACGCCTTCTGACCAGCATTCAGCTGCCCCCCGGCGCGACCGCTGAACGCACCCGTAAAGTGCTCGATCAGGTGATGGATTATTATCTAAACAATGAGAAGGACTATGTCGACGGCGTGTTTGGAAGCGTCGGTTTCAATTTCAGCGGTCAGGGCCAGAACGTTGCGGTTGCCTTCGTGGATCTGAAGGACTTCGATCAGCGCAGGACGCCGCAAGCCTCCGCCCAGGCGATCGCCAGACGCGCGATGGCCGCCTTCTCCAAGATCAAGGACGGTAATGTCTTTGCGCTGGCACCGCCGGCAATCCCCGGCTTCGGCAATAACAGCGGCTTCGATTTCTACATTAAGGATATCAACGGCGCGGGTCATACTGCATTGATCGCCGCCCGCAACCAGTTCTTGGGTGCGGCGTCGGGGAGCACGAAGCTGAGCGGCACGCGCCCGAACGGATTGGACGATACGCCGCAATATTCGATCCATATCGATCAGGAGAAGGCTCGCGCCTTGAATGTCGATCTGGCGGATATCAATGGGACGTTGTCGACCGCCTGGGGCGGCACCTACGTCAACGACTTCATCGACCGCGGCCGCGTCAAGAGAGTCTATGTGCAGGCCGACAGCAAGTTCCGTATGCAGCCGGAGGATTTCAATCGCTGGTATGTGCGCAATTCCAGCGGCGACATGGTGCCATTCTCGGCCTTCGCCTCAGGTATCTGGACCTACGGTTCGCCGCGCCTGGAGCGCTATAATGGTGCTTCTGCCGTCGAAATCCAGGGTGCCGCTGCTCCCGGTATCTCCTCGGGCGACGCCATGAACGAGATCGACAAGATCATGGCGACCCTGCCGCCCGGATTCAGCCACGATTGGACCAGCCTGTCCGCTCAGGAAAAGCTTTCGGGTAACCAGGCAAGCCAGCTCTACGCGATTTCGATCCTGGTCGTCTTCCTGGCGCTCGCCGCCCTCTACGAGAGCTGGTCGATCCCGTTCGCCGTCATGCTGTCGGTCCCGATCGGCATTTTCGGCGCGCTCTTGGCCGCCACCATCTTCGGCCAGTCGAACGATGTCTACTTCAAGGTCGGCCTGCTGACAACAATCGGTCTGGCGGCAAAGAACGCCATCCTGATCGTTGAATTCGCCATCGAGCAGCAGAATCAGGGCAAGAACCTGATCGATGCGACGCTCGAGGCGGCAAGGCAACGTCTGCGGCCGATCCTGATGACCTCATTCGCGTTCATCCTCGGCGTGCTGCCGCTGGCGATCGCCAACGGGGCCGGTTCCGGCAGCCAAAACTCGATCGGCATCGGCGTCATGGGCGGCATGATCTCGGCGACCGTGCTCGGCATTTTCTTCATCCCGCTGCTTTTCGTTTCCGTCCGCCGTGTCTTCAAGGGCAAGAGATCGACTGATGCAACGGGGCAAGAACCGGACGTTGCCGCCGCAACGCCGGATACGCCGTAGTCAGCATGCATAAAGGCCCGGCGTCAAAGCTGGGCCTGCCGCAGATGATGACCGTTGGTTCGGAGCCACGATTAGTGGCCCCGACTCCCTCCATCAGGAATACGCTGCCCATTTTCGTCGAAGAGATGGACGGCGTTATGAGCCGGAGCGATACGCAACGTATCGCCGGGTGCGGCCCTGATCCGCTCGCGGAACACGCAGGTGATCGTCTGCGTGCCGAGGCGGGCAATGACCATCGTTTCGGATCCCGTCGGTTCGACGACGACGGTTTCCACCTCGATGCCGTCGG includes these proteins:
- the urtB gene encoding urea ABC transporter permease subunit UrtB, whose amino-acid sequence is MFDKFVYRIALALVAGFCLVLALTATGLRAQEDAHGLINSLGQANFQKAGDIVQSLAKSGDPKVVPALQAFSDGDLYVRKSDNQVFIAKSSGDMMDLVDPLTGQAAGQEAKDNLGKIKINNNLRRAVRAALGGLTLMSPDRATRLEAAQSILKAPSADSLDAVETALQSEKDADIRGVLERAKAVAVLGSDRPIEDKKAAIETIKNEGGRDAIGILSSVSVDDSLKPDVAAAIAGIQDQLKFWDAVQNVWYGLSLGSVLLLAAIGLAITFGVMGIINMAHGEMVMLGAYSTFVVQSIIRTSYPELFDWSLAIALPVAFVVTGAVGLVIERGVIRFLYGRPLETLLATWGISLILQQAVRSIFGPTNQEVGNPSWMSGSFDLGYLSITWNRLWIIVFSLGVFVALLLLLKRSAFGLQMRAVTQNRRMASSMGIRTSWVDAFTFALGSGIAGMAGVALSQIDNVSPNLGQSYIIDSFMVVVFGGVGNLWGTLVGAFSLGILNKFLEPYAGAVLGKILVLVLIILFIQKRPRGLFALKGRTVEA
- the urtC gene encoding urea ABC transporter permease subunit UrtC, yielding MITAFILRSLDRRISIAIAILLAVAVLVPLSNLVLPETSALHVPTYLMSLFGKYLTYALLALALDLVWGYCGILSLGHGAFFALGGYAMGMYLMRQIGSRGTYGNPILPDFMVFLNWKELPWFWYGFDQFWFAMLMVLAAPGLLAFVFGWFAFRSRVNGVYLSIITQAMTYALLLAFFRNDMGFGGNNGLTDFKDILGFNIQADGTRAVLFAVTAVFLALALMLSSAIVRSKFGKVLVGVRDAESRTRFLGYRVEHMKLFVFVVSAMMAGIAGALYVPQIGIINPGEFAPANSIEVVIWTAVGGRATLIGPIIGAILVNGGKTIFTGLFPDFWLFALGGLFVAVTLFLPRGIVGTIAHYFGKTRRPASPPPKAAKDEADKSVQAAE
- the urtD gene encoding urea ABC transporter ATP-binding protein UrtD; its protein translation is MIPDIKPNSMLYLNNVSVSFDGFKALNSLSIVIEPGELRAIIGPNGAGKTTMMDIITGKTRPDEGEVFFNGQVDLTKKDEADIAQLGIGRKFQKPTVFESHTVWDNLELALNRNRGVFATLFYRLTPIDRDRIEEILETVRLSHRRDELAANLSHGQKQWLEIGMLLAQEPKLLLVDEPVAGMTDAETAETAVLLKEIAKTRSVVVVEHDMGFIRDLGVKVTCLAEGSVLAEGSIDFVSSDPKVIENYLGR
- the urtE gene encoding urea ABC transporter ATP-binding subunit UrtE, with protein sequence MLTVENANLHYGAAHALRGISIKAEMGKITCVLGRNGVGKSSLLRAVTGQHALSAGTVAFNGVTLNGMAPFARAKQGIGYVPQGREIFPLLTVKENLETGYAPLSRRDRSIPDDIYSLFPVLKSMLSRRGGDLSGGQQQQLAIGRAMVTRPKILVLDEPTEGIQPSIIKDIGRAIRYLRDSTGMAILLVEQYLDFCRELADYVYIMDRGEIVHEGLAETLDTPEARRHLTV
- a CDS encoding efflux RND transporter periplasmic adaptor subunit, which codes for MKRHLTRAVASGIVVILLAGCNQQPAAQNGGRTVKSEVSAVTLHPQSVAITADLPGRISANLVAEVRPQVGGIIRSRNFKEGSEVKEGDVLYEIDPSSYQASYDSAIAALQKAEGAVPNAQAKLDRYAGLSAQSAVSQQNFDDAKSALVQAQADVASAKAALEMARINLNYTKIRAPISGRVDASTVTVGALVTAEQTMALTTIRQLDPINVDVTQSSTNLLRFRRAVEEGRLKTSGDNVSVHLTLEDGTQYKESGTLEFAEAAVAETVGTLNVRASFPNPDRILLPGMYVRATIQEGIAENSFLVPQRAVTRNTKGEPIAFFVSADGKIQQRVLTVQRSIGNSWLVGKGVEEGDRVVVEGIQRVRDGQEVNVALVTIDDASGNLEQASAAGTPQPGQQAKADGADKSTVTGSTN
- a CDS encoding efflux RND transporter permease subunit yields the protein MSRFFIDRPVFAWVIAIVIMLAGALSILTLSVAQYPQIAPTTVRITATYSGADAATVENSVTKVIEQGMTGIDNLDYMASTSTATGQASISLTFTNKANPDVAQMQVQNKLQLVTAQLPQVVQNTGITVSKSTSSFFLVAAFVSTDRKLMPTDLADYVDSTLNDTLKRVPGVGDTTLFGARYAMRIWVDPDKLVKYQLMTSDVVSAIQAQNVQVSSGQLGALPQLGGQQLNATVTAGSRFQTPEEFENIILKSLPDGSMVRVNDVATVQLGADSYVTSGVYNGMPAAGLGISLATDANAIDTAARVQSTIDSLRSTLPPNVEIVYPYDTTPFVKLSIEDVVKTLFEAIVLVFIVMFVFLQNLRATLIPTLAVPVVLLGTFGVLAMFGYSINTLTMFGMVLAIGLLVDDAIVVVENVERVMEEEGLSPREATIKSMQEITGALIGIATVLSAVFIPMAFFSGSVGVIYRQFSVTIVSAMVLSVIVALILTPALCATILKKPAHGTRERGLFGWFNRNFERGTRGYQRTIHGMIRRGAVFLVIFVLIGVGVGYLFNRLPSSFLPEEDQGRLLTSIQLPPGATAERTRKVLDQVMDYYLNNEKDYVDGVFGSVGFNFSGQGQNVAVAFVDLKDFDQRRTPQASAQAIARRAMAAFSKIKDGNVFALAPPAIPGFGNNSGFDFYIKDINGAGHTALIAARNQFLGAASGSTKLSGTRPNGLDDTPQYSIHIDQEKARALNVDLADINGTLSTAWGGTYVNDFIDRGRVKRVYVQADSKFRMQPEDFNRWYVRNSSGDMVPFSAFASGIWTYGSPRLERYNGASAVEIQGAAAPGISSGDAMNEIDKIMATLPPGFSHDWTSLSAQEKLSGNQASQLYAISILVVFLALAALYESWSIPFAVMLSVPIGIFGALLAATIFGQSNDVYFKVGLLTTIGLAAKNAILIVEFAIEQQNQGKNLIDATLEAARQRLRPILMTSFAFILGVLPLAIANGAGSGSQNSIGIGVMGGMISATVLGIFFIPLLFVSVRRVFKGKRSTDATGQEPDVAAATPDTP